A single window of Tautonia marina DNA harbors:
- a CDS encoding DUF1015 domain-containing protein yields MPEIRPFRGVRYDLARVGDLSQAVAPPYDVIGPELQESLYNASPYNIIRLELGRDEPGDNDATNRYSRAAKLLKDWRRDGILVDESHPSLYVYHQTFQVEGKSYTRKGFLARVRLEPFGEGRIYPHEETMSGPKADRLKLYEATGFNLSPIFGLYPDAENAAFSALEHGIRDRTPLTVTDHLGVENQLWPVSDVETLATVQGLMADRSVFIADGHHRYETALRYRADRAAAGELTGPDDPANFCLMMLVSMSDPGLQILPTHRLVQGLPFLTSGKLAELLSPEFEIEDFGEGPSGCRAAWQEIELHGDQNLLGFGTAMDNRWCTARLRSDATMDALVPDHSPDWRSLGVSILQEMVLKKTFGDLSPSVRYVHLIDEVLEAFQSGSCDLACLVPPAGMDHVEAIASNLEKMPPKSTYFYPKLLTGLVLNPIR; encoded by the coding sequence ATGCCCGAGATTCGACCTTTCCGCGGTGTTCGCTACGATCTGGCCCGTGTCGGCGACCTGTCGCAGGCCGTCGCCCCTCCGTACGACGTCATCGGCCCTGAGCTTCAGGAATCGCTCTACAACGCCAGTCCCTACAACATCATCCGCCTCGAACTCGGCCGCGATGAACCCGGCGATAACGACGCGACCAACCGCTACTCCCGAGCCGCGAAGCTGTTGAAGGACTGGCGGCGCGACGGCATTCTCGTCGATGAGTCTCATCCCTCGCTCTACGTCTACCACCAGACCTTCCAGGTCGAGGGGAAATCCTACACGCGCAAGGGGTTTCTCGCCCGAGTGCGTCTGGAACCGTTCGGCGAAGGGCGCATCTACCCCCACGAAGAAACGATGTCCGGCCCGAAGGCCGACCGCCTGAAGCTCTACGAGGCGACCGGCTTCAACCTCAGCCCCATCTTCGGTCTGTATCCCGACGCCGAGAATGCCGCCTTCTCCGCCCTTGAGCACGGCATCCGCGACCGGACCCCCTTGACCGTCACCGACCACCTCGGCGTTGAGAACCAGCTCTGGCCGGTCAGCGACGTCGAAACCCTGGCCACCGTCCAGGGCTTAATGGCCGACCGCTCCGTGTTCATCGCCGACGGCCACCACCGCTACGAGACGGCCCTCCGCTACCGGGCCGATCGCGCCGCCGCCGGAGAGTTAACCGGCCCCGACGACCCGGCCAACTTCTGCCTCATGATGCTCGTCTCGATGAGCGATCCCGGCTTGCAGATCCTGCCGACCCACCGGCTTGTCCAGGGATTGCCCTTCCTGACCTCGGGAAAGCTGGCCGAACTACTCTCCCCCGAGTTCGAGATCGAAGACTTCGGCGAAGGCCCCTCCGGCTGCCGCGCCGCCTGGCAGGAAATCGAGCTGCACGGCGACCAGAACCTGCTCGGCTTCGGCACCGCGATGGACAACCGCTGGTGCACCGCCCGGCTCCGCTCCGACGCGACGATGGATGCCCTCGTCCCCGATCACAGCCCCGACTGGCGATCGTTGGGCGTCAGCATCCTCCAGGAAATGGTGCTCAAGAAGACCTTCGGCGATCTCAGCCCATCGGTTCGGTATGTTCACCTGATCGACGAGGTCCTTGAGGCGTTCCAATCCGGCTCCTGCGACCTCGCCTGCCTTGTTCCTCCGGCCGGCATGGATCACGTCGAGGCCATCGCCTCGAACCTGGAAAAGATGCCACCCAAGAGCACCTATTTCTATCCGAAATTGCTCACAGGTCTGGTGCTGAATCCGATCCGCTGA